ATGTCCGCCGCGGCCGTCGCGGCGATCGCGGCGCCGCAGGTACTTCTCGAACTCCTCGGCGATCGCGTCGCCGCTGGCCTCGGGCGCCTCAACCGCGTCACGCGCGGCTTCGAGCTGGTGGATGTAGGCCGACATGTCGTCGTCGTCGTTGGCGAGCGCGTCGATTCCGGTCTCCCAGACCGCCGACTCCTGCACCAGTTCGGTGCGGGGGATCACCACGTCGACAACTTCCTCGAGCTTGTCCAGCAGCGCGAGGGTCGCCTTCGGAGACGGCGCATTGTGCACGTAGTGCGGCACCGAGGCCCAGATCGTCATGGTGGGGATGCCGGCTTTCTCCGCAGCATCCGCCAGCACCGACAGGATGCCGACCGGTCCCTCATACACGCTTCGTTCCAGCCCGAACTCGTGCCGCAACTGCGGGTTCTCACTGCTGGCGAACACGGAGATCGGCCGGGTGTGCGGCACATCGGCCAGCATCGCCCCGAGCATCACGATCCCGGTGATGCCGCTGTCGATCACGGCCTCCATGATCTCGCTGGTGAACGTCTTCCAGCCCCGTGAGGGCTCCGTTCCGGTGAGCAGGTACAGCGATGACCGGCTCGGCTGGGTCGGCCCGTACATGGTCACGCTCGGCCACACGATCGCCCGCTCGCCGTGCTCGTCGCGTTCCACCATCGGCCGATTGAACTGGTAGTCGAAGTAGTCCTCCGGCTCGACTTCCGCGATCGGGTAGACCTCGAGCTGGTCGCGGAGCA
The Diaminobutyricimonas sp. LJ205 genome window above contains:
- a CDS encoding PAC2 family protein is translated as MPDTTVFTSGRILVVAFEGWNDAGEAASGAIDVLRDQLEVYPIAEVEPEDYFDYQFNRPMVERDEHGERAIVWPSVTMYGPTQPSRSSLYLLTGTEPSRGWKTFTSEIMEAVIDSGITGIVMLGAMLADVPHTRPISVFASSENPQLRHEFGLERSVYEGPVGILSVLADAAEKAGIPTMTIWASVPHYVHNAPSPKATLALLDKLEEVVDVVIPRTELVQESAVWETGIDALANDDDDMSAYIHQLEAARDAVEAPEASGDAIAEEFEKYLRRRDRRDGRGGHGGPGEDPWRPSGG